A single window of Polyodon spathula isolate WHYD16114869_AA chromosome 2, ASM1765450v1, whole genome shotgun sequence DNA harbors:
- the rpia gene encoding ribose-5-phosphate isomerase isoform X2, which produces MSLLRVICSFPASFIEAVVKGSQSALNYKSICGRHVVYCRRYNNETAMAEEAKKLAGYAAVDNHVQDNQAVGVGSGSTIVYAVDRLAERVKQENLHIVCVPTSFQARQLILEHGLTLSDLDRHPELDVAIDGADEVDSELNLIKGGGGCLTQEKIVAGCAKRFIVIADYRKDSRVLGEQWKKGVPVEVIPMAYVPVTRTIARKFGGVVVLRMAVSKAGPVVTDNGNFILDWKFDQVHDWKSVNTAIKMIPGVVETGLFVEMAERVYFGMQDGTVGVRDKPHH; this is translated from the exons ATGAGTTTGCTAAGGGTTATTTGTTCTTTTCCAGCGAGCTTTATTGAAGCAGTGGTGAAAGGATCACAGAGCGCGCTGAACTACAAGAGCATTTGTGGGAGACACGTGGTTTACTGCAGGAGGTACAACAACGAGACGGCAATGGCAGAAGAAGCTAAGAAACTGGCAGGGTACGCCGCTGTGGATAATCATGTTCAG GATAACCAGGCTGTAGGGGTCGGGAGTGGGTCCACCATAGTCTATGCTGTGGACAGGCTTG cGGAAAGGGTTAAACAAGAGAACCTGCACATTGTGTGTGTCCCCACATCATTTCAG gctcgTCAGTTGATTCTAGAGCATGGATTAACCCTTAGTGATCTGGACAGGCACCCTGAG CTTGACGTGGCTATCGACGGGGCAGATGAAGTGGACTCGGAGCTGAACCTCATCAAGGGTGGCGG GGGCTGCTTGACTCAGGAAAAGATTGTAGCTGGATGTGCCAAACGTTTCATTGTGATTGCTGACTACAG AAAGGATTCCAGAGTCCTAGGGGAGCAGTGGAAGAAAGGTGTCCCGGTTGAAGTGATTCCGATGGCCTACGTCCCTGTTACCCGGACAATAGCCCGCAAGTTTGGAGGAGTGGTTGTGCTCAGGATGGCTGTCAGTAAAGCT GGTCCAGTGGTGACTGATAATGGTAACTTCATATTGGATTGGAAGTTTGATCAAGTCCATGACTGGAAATCGGTGAATACAGCCATCAAGATGATCCCAG GGGTGGTGGAAACTGGGCTGTTTGTCGAGATGGCAGAGAGAGTTTATTTTGGAA